One window of the Rhipicephalus sanguineus isolate Rsan-2018 chromosome 2, BIME_Rsan_1.4, whole genome shotgun sequence genome contains the following:
- the LOC119383776 gene encoding glutamate receptor ionotropic, delta-1 — MNATQDVLKVSVVSWPPYVRIAYRNGIPIVVGPMGQLLDALTSSLNMTYKATVPADWHVGLALPNGTWTGMVGLVQRREVDMTIMPLIQTYPRYAVGEYSPAIIYVPFGILSASDVSTSNVFGYILTFDWKVWALLLSAIPILALLISLSEFAVHRKSWKSMPEDVHQWGWELFGNLLYESSPRATTQTSGRIVLTSWLLAVLVIANSFAGHLKSSMAVKNEPTQVDRVQDVVDRPNLRPFIWKGSYYEALISNSPSPLLKKLWRMVVRKNGSMPGNIMYMDENMRQVIERRAVFMVDHNSQRFHMAAFCRRESTASFHFGREIIEEHRLSFLMSRSMRRDLHSRIYTRVTWLYESGLVSKWMADELGDWQRCVRRTGEHVAEDLTIDDTLATFLLWGIVMCAAAGALVIEMLKRPRVDSTSPEIPFKRRAKMRRGGHWRAFMRTRAQAVF, encoded by the exons TGGCCTCCGTACGTGAGGATCGCTTACAGAAATGGAATACCGATTGTAGTTGGGCCCATGGGTCAGCTACTGGATGCTCTCACAAGCAGTCTCAACATGAC ATACAAGGCAACTGTTCCTGCGGACTGGCACGTGGGATTAGCCCTTCCGAATGGCACCTGGACTGGAATGGTCGGTCTCGTGCAGCGGAGG GAAGTGGATATGACCATCATGCCACTCATCCAGACTTACCCCCGTTATGCCGTCGGAGAGTACAGCCCTGCCATCATATACGTGCCATTCGGCATTCTGTCGGCCAGTGACGTCAGCACCTCGAACGTGTTCGGCTACATACTCACCTTCGACTGGAAG GTGTGGGCTCTGCTTTTGAGCGCCATTCCCATCTTGGCGCTGCTCATCAGCTTGTCGGAATTCGCGGTTCACCGGAAGTCCTGGAAGAGCATGCCGGAGGACGTGCACCAATGGGGATGGGAACTGTTCGGCAACCTTCTGTACGAAA GTTCACCGCGTGCGACTACGCAGACATCGGGGCGCATCGTGCTCACTTCGTGGCTGCTGGCGGTCCTCGTGATCGCCAACTCGTTCGCGGGTCACCTCAAATCCAGCATGGCAGTCAAGAACGAACCGACTCAGGTGGACCGCGTACAAGACGTAGTCGACCGACCAAACTTGAGGCCCTTCATATGGAAGGGCTCGTACTACGAAGCCCTGATTTCG AATTCGCCATCGCCGCTGCTGAAAAAGCTGTGGCGCATGGTGGTGCGTAAGAACGGCTCCATGCCGGGCAACATCATGTACATGGACGAGAACATGCGGCAAGTGATCGAGCGCCGCGCCGTGTTCATGGTGGACCACAACTCGCAGCGGTTCCACATGGCCGCCTTCTGCCGACGCGAGTCGACGGCCAGCTTCCACTTCGGCCGCGAGATTATCGAAGAGCACCGGCTCTCCTTCCTCATGTCTCGCTCCATGCGCCGCGACCTGCACAGCCGCATATACACCAG GGTCACATGGCTCTACGAAAGTGGCCTGGTAAGCAAGTGGATGGCGGACGAATTGGGAGACTGGCAACGCTGTGTGAGGCGCACAGGCGAGCACGTGGCCGAAGACCTCACCATCGACGACACATTGGCCACCTTCTTGCTCTGGGGCATCGTCatgtgcgccgccgccggcgctCTGGTCATCGAGATGTTGAAACGTCCGCGTGTCGATAGCACGTCGCCGGAGATTCCTTTTAAGAGACGTGCCAAGATGCGCCGAGGCGGTCACTGGAGAGCCTTCATGCGCACGCGCGCTCAGGCGGTGTTTTAG